The Chitinophagales bacterium genome window below encodes:
- the glpK gene encoding glycerol kinase GlpK, with amino-acid sequence MKKYVLALDQGTTSSRAILFDSFGNIKQTAQLEYEQIFPKPAWVEHNPMEILRTQLETAKNVLLYADVKADEITAIGITNQRETTVVWDKNTGKPVYNAIVWQDRRTANICENLKKKGLSDYVKKTTGLVIDSYFSATKIAWILDNVEGARAKAEKGDLLFGTIDTWLIYNLTAEKLHITDYSNASRTMLYDINKLQWDEKMLNELNIPISMMPQVKNSSEVYGKTKADILGGSIAISGIAGDQQSALFGQACFNKGMAKNTYGTGCFMLMNTGNEKIDSEFGLLTTLAWGIDGKVTYALEGSVFIAGAAIQWLRDGLKLIETAADSETFATETDDTGGVYVVPAFAGLGAPYWDMYARGAVFGLTRSTNKKHFIRATLESLAYQSKDVLDTMEKDSGIHLNTLRVDGGACANNLLMQFQADILNTPVERPKVIETTALGVAYLAGIAVGFYKIEDIEENWQIDQQFNPAMKEEKREKLYKGWLKAVERTKNWEDA; translated from the coding sequence ATGAAAAAATACGTACTAGCTTTAGACCAAGGCACCACCAGCTCTCGTGCCATATTATTTGACAGTTTTGGAAACATAAAACAAACCGCTCAATTAGAATACGAACAAATTTTCCCTAAACCGGCATGGGTAGAACATAACCCTATGGAAATTTTAAGGACACAATTGGAAACTGCTAAAAATGTACTGCTTTATGCCGATGTCAAAGCAGACGAAATAACAGCCATAGGAATAACCAACCAACGGGAAACTACAGTAGTTTGGGATAAAAACACAGGAAAACCAGTTTATAATGCTATAGTTTGGCAAGACAGAAGAACAGCAAACATTTGCGAAAACTTAAAGAAAAAAGGGCTTAGCGATTATGTTAAAAAAACTACAGGATTAGTTATTGACTCCTATTTTTCGGCTACTAAAATAGCTTGGATTTTAGATAATGTGGAAGGAGCAAGAGCTAAAGCTGAAAAAGGAGATTTACTGTTTGGCACTATTGATACATGGCTTATTTACAATTTAACAGCAGAAAAACTGCATATAACAGATTATAGCAACGCTTCAAGAACCATGCTTTATGACATAAACAAGTTGCAATGGGATGAAAAAATGCTAAATGAGCTAAATATTCCTATAAGTATGATGCCACAGGTAAAAAATTCTTCTGAAGTTTATGGAAAAACAAAAGCTGATATTTTAGGTGGCAGTATTGCTATAAGCGGTATAGCTGGCGACCAACAATCGGCACTTTTTGGACAGGCGTGTTTTAATAAAGGAATGGCAAAAAACACCTACGGCACAGGTTGTTTTATGCTAATGAATACAGGAAATGAAAAAATAGATTCAGAATTTGGTTTGCTAACCACCTTAGCGTGGGGAATAGATGGCAAAGTTACTTACGCTTTAGAAGGAAGTGTTTTTATAGCAGGTGCTGCCATTCAGTGGCTTAGAGATGGACTTAAATTAATAGAAACCGCTGCTGATAGCGAAACTTTTGCTACAGAAACTGATGATACGGGTGGCGTATATGTTGTTCCCGCCTTTGCAGGACTCGGTGCACCGTATTGGGATATGTATGCCAGAGGTGCTGTTTTTGGTTTAACCAGAAGCACCAATAAAAAACATTTTATAAGAGCCACTTTAGAATCTTTAGCATACCAAAGCAAAGATGTTTTAGACACTATGGAAAAAGATAGTGGCATACACTTAAATACACTAAGAGTAGATGGTGGAGCATGTGCCAATAATTTATTAATGCAGTTTCAGGCAGATATATTAAATACGCCTGTAGAAAGACCTAAAGTAATAGAAACCACAGCACTTGGAGTAGCCTATTTGGCAGGTATAGCGGTAGGATTTTACAAAATAGAAGATATAGAAGAAAACTGGCAAATAGACCAACAGTTTAATCCGGCAATGAAAGAAGAAAAAAGAGAAAAACTATACAAAGGTTGGCTTAAAGCTGTAGAAAGAACCAAAAACTGGGAGGACGCTTAA
- a CDS encoding NAD(P)-binding domain-containing protein, with the protein MDTKEKYCIIGAGPAGLAGAKNLIENNIPFDGYDAGKDVGGLWNINNPLSTMYESAHLISSKTMTEFKDFPMKNEVADYPSHTEMFNYFRDYAEHFGIKKHYTFETSVVKTEEKDGLWEITLDNGEKKLYKGLIIANGTLAHPNIPKFKGNFTGEIFHSKDYKNSDVFAGKKVLIIGAGNSGCDIAVDAIHRAKRTAISMRRGYHFVPKYVFGKPADTLGGLVNLPTSIKRVIDKRLLKLFTGDPQRVGFPEPDHKLYEAHPIVNSLIVYYAGHGDIDIKGDIDHFEGKTVYFKNGTQEDYDLILLATGYKLHYPFIDNEELNWKGASPHLYLNIFHPEKNNLFVLGMVEASGLGWEGRNEQAKLVAKFIKENEAGSNKAKAFVKKKQEPFERITGDVDYIKLDRMAYYVHKDTYRKKVVSEIKGLS; encoded by the coding sequence TTGGATACCAAAGAAAAATACTGCATAATAGGAGCAGGACCTGCGGGATTGGCAGGAGCTAAAAATTTAATAGAAAACAATATCCCTTTTGATGGCTACGATGCGGGAAAAGATGTAGGTGGACTTTGGAATATCAATAATCCGTTAAGTACTATGTACGAATCGGCACATTTAATTTCCTCTAAAACCATGACGGAATTTAAAGATTTCCCTATGAAAAACGAAGTGGCAGATTATCCCAGTCACACAGAAATGTTTAATTACTTTAGAGATTATGCCGAGCATTTTGGCATTAAAAAACATTATACTTTTGAAACTTCAGTAGTAAAAACCGAAGAAAAAGACGGACTTTGGGAAATAACATTAGATAATGGCGAAAAGAAACTGTACAAAGGTTTAATTATAGCCAATGGAACTTTGGCTCATCCAAATATCCCTAAATTTAAAGGTAATTTTACAGGAGAAATATTTCACTCTAAAGACTATAAAAACAGTGATGTTTTTGCGGGTAAAAAAGTGCTGATAATAGGAGCAGGAAATAGTGGCTGCGATATAGCTGTAGATGCTATACATAGAGCTAAACGTACCGCCATTAGCATGAGAAGAGGCTACCATTTTGTGCCAAAATATGTGTTTGGCAAACCTGCCGACACCTTAGGTGGATTGGTAAATTTGCCCACAAGTATAAAAAGAGTAATAGACAAAAGATTGCTCAAACTTTTTACTGGAGACCCACAACGTGTAGGTTTCCCTGAGCCCGACCACAAACTTTACGAAGCACATCCTATTGTAAACTCATTAATAGTATATTATGCCGGGCATGGCGATATAGATATAAAAGGAGATATTGACCACTTTGAAGGAAAAACTGTTTATTTTAAAAACGGCACACAAGAAGATTATGATTTAATACTTTTGGCTACGGGCTATAAACTACATTATCCTTTTATTGACAATGAAGAACTGAACTGGAAAGGAGCAAGTCCGCATTTATACTTAAATATTTTCCACCCCGAAAAAAATAATTTATTTGTGCTGGGCATGGTAGAAGCCAGTGGCTTAGGCTGGGAAGGTAGAAACGAGCAAGCTAAATTGGTAGCTAAATTTATAAAAGAAAATGAAGCCGGGAGTAATAAGGCAAAAGCATTTGTAAAAAAGAAACAAGAGCCTTTTGAACGCATAACGGGTGATGTGGACTATATTAAATTAGATAGAATGGCATACTACGTACATAAAGATACATACAGAAAAAAAGTGGTTAGTGAGATAAAGGGTTTGAGTTGA
- a CDS encoding GSCFA domain-containing protein gives MDNFRTPIKIPPFENKITYASKLFFIGSCFSENIFKKVNELRFNAQCNPYGVLFNPVSIKKALQEIIEKKQYTANDLVLNDELYHSMHHHGKFSTTSQKETLDLINNNINESHTFLKEATYIFITIGTAWVYEYQNEIVANCHKIPNTEFNKKLLSFNEVKQCLADIKNQLKQFNANVHLIFTLSPVRHLKDGMQENSISKSILRTAIAETQANYFPSFEIMMDDLRDYRFYGADMLHPNETALDYIFEQFSHCYFNEETKTLMHRIQKYNTALCHRTLHVGTLATKKHQEFLEREGKAIEQLIS, from the coding sequence ATGGATAATTTTAGAACACCAATTAAAATCCCTCCTTTTGAAAATAAAATAACTTACGCTTCTAAGTTGTTTTTTATAGGCTCGTGTTTTTCAGAAAATATTTTTAAAAAAGTAAACGAACTTCGTTTTAATGCACAATGCAATCCTTATGGCGTGCTTTTTAATCCTGTTTCTATAAAAAAAGCCTTACAAGAAATTATAGAAAAGAAACAATATACTGCTAATGATTTAGTACTAAATGATGAGCTATACCACAGTATGCATCATCATGGCAAATTTTCTACAACAAGCCAAAAGGAAACTTTAGATTTAATAAATAACAACATAAATGAGAGCCATACTTTTTTAAAAGAGGCAACGTATATTTTTATTACGATAGGGACTGCTTGGGTATATGAGTATCAAAATGAAATAGTGGCTAATTGCCATAAAATACCAAATACTGAGTTTAATAAAAAGCTTTTATCTTTTAATGAAGTAAAACAATGTTTGGCAGATATAAAAAATCAGCTAAAGCAATTTAACGCTAATGTTCATCTTATTTTTACGCTTAGTCCTGTAAGGCATTTAAAAGATGGCATGCAAGAAAACAGTATAAGCAAAAGTATATTAAGAACTGCTATAGCAGAAACACAAGCCAACTATTTCCCTTCTTTTGAAATAATGATGGACGATTTGCGAGATTACCGATTTTATGGTGCGGATATGCTACACCCAAATGAAACAGCCTTAGATTACATTTTTGAGCAGTTTAGCCACTGTTATTTTAATGAAGAAACAAAAACATTAATGCATCGCATACAAAAATACAATACAGCACTATGTCATAGAACATTACATGTAGGAACATTAGCAACTAAAAAGCATCAAGAGTTTTTAGAGAGGGAAGGGAAAGCGATAGAGCAGTTAATAAGTTAA